The Rubricoccus marinus nucleotide sequence CGACCTCCGCATCGACTACGCGGCCACGCTGGAGCCTTTCGGGACCGGCGTCGCGCAGACGGCGACGCTGCGGCTCAACCTCTAGGAGGGAGTGGGGATACGGAATGGAGGGGTATGGCGCCAGAGGCTACTGGCGCCGGGCACACGCGATGGGATGGCGCCAGAGGCCTCTGGCGCGTGATCATGGGTTGACACTACGGTTTGGATATGCGCGCATTCGTCTTTCTGCTTCTCCTGTTAGCCTGTGGCGCGTCCGCGCAATCCGGTCTGTCTCTTGGATTGGGGCCTGCGTCGGGTCTGAACGGCCCGGCCAAGTACACGGAGCTTCGGGGCCGGATCGCGTTGACGCCGCTCCTCTCCATCGAGCCGACAGTGGGAGGAACCGTGCAAGAGGGCATTCCTCTCGATTGCTCGCGCGACGTCTGTTCAGATCGCGCGTCCTATGATTCCGGGTACGCCGAAAGCCTCGCACTCGGTGCCGCACTAACGTTTCGCGCGCCAGAGGCGGCATTGCCCGGGCCTCTGGCTTCGGCGCATGTAGGCCTTCTGGGGCAGTGGGAAATCTCCAATTATGAGCAAGATGCGCTGCGCTACGGCGCTGAATTTGGAGCGGACGCGTACGTCGCGGGAGGGTTTACGGTGGGGGCGCTGCTCCAAGCATCTGCGCGGGTCGGTGGACCGAGTCGCTTCGCGTGTTTTGGCGACAGGGCGTCTACGCTGTGCCGGGTCAGCCTCGCGCCGATGCTCCGCATGGGCTACACGCCAGCGGCCAAAGACCGCCGGGCCTCTAGCGATACGCGCCGCGCGCGGTTCAGCGTGGCCTCTGGCGTCGCGAGCGGGTATAAGGCCGGCGCCACGCAGAGCGAGATGCGGCTGAGCCTACCTGTCGGCAAGGCGCTCTATTTCGAGCCTGCCGTCGCGTACACCGCCGTGCGCGGCTACGACGCGTTCCCGAACTGCGCCCCGGGCCAGACCTGCGCCCCGGTCCGCAAGAACGGCGACGACGCGGTTTCGCTCGGCGTCGGCGTCTCCGCCCACAGCGGACGGGTCCGCGTCTCCACGGTCTCTCTGGCAGACATGTACGTCGGGACTTCGGTGTACGTCAACAACCCCTGGAACAGCGAATCTGCTGACTCACGCCTCACGCTTCTCGCAGGTGCGGCCGTGCCGCTCGCCAGAGGCCTCGCGCTAGGCGCGGAGGTCCAGGCGGCGTCCTACGCCTGGACCTCATCCAGCGAGACAGCGTTTCCGACGTACGACGGTTGGGTTGTCGAGCGCGGCCGCTTCTCCCTCGCACCCATGCTGCGGCTCACCGTCGGAGGCTGACAGCCGCCGCCTCTGGTGCCAGAGGCCTCACTCGACGGGCCGGATGGTCCGGAGCACGGTCGCGCCCTTCGGGGCCGCTGGCGTTCCCTCGGTGTGCGCAGGCGCCATTGCCTCGAACTCCAAGTGCTCCACGATCGCGAGCGAGCCGTCCGCCAGTGGTCGCGCGGCGAGGAGGGTCTGGAGCGCGGCGCGGTCCGGGTCGCGCCCGTCTCGCGTGCTGGCGAAGCCGGAGCCGGTGACGCGCTCGGCGGTCTCGTCGGCGTAGCCGAAGCGGTAGAGGACCGTTCCGCCAGGCTCGACGCTCATCCTGCCGGCGTCGTACACCTGCACGCCGAGGGCCGAGCGGTCGGCGACGTACAGCGCCTCTGGCGCGAACGCCGCGACCTCCAGCGCGGCGCTGTCCTCGTTGAACGCGCCCAGAGCTAGCACGCCGAGGTCCACGATGTGGAGGCCGCTCGGAGTGGCGAGGGCCGCGCCGCCCGGGACGTGGTGGAGGCGGTGCTCCTCGCCCGGCGTGAGGCGGAGATCAGGCCCCCACGTCGCCTCGCCTCTGGCGAGCCGCACCAGACGGTACGCGCCGGCGTGCGGCTCCTCCAGCGACGCAAACTGCACGAGCGCGACGAACACGCTGTCACCGAAAGCCAACGCGGTTTCGACGCCGCCCAACATCTTTGGGTTGTAACCCGCGAGAAGCCGCCACTTCGGGGGCGTGTCCGTGTCGTCAGCGCGTTGCGCGGATACCTGGGCGACGGTGGTGTCGAAGATGTTGGGGAGGAACTGGAGGGAGACGAGCCACGGCTGCCCCTCGGGGTCCAGCGCGTAGGCGCCAGAGGCCACGGGGAGGCCGCTGCTCATCATCTGCTGCGCGAAGGACGCGGACTCGCCGAGGTCACGGCCTCCGTACCACGCTGTTTCAGGCGCGTCGCGAAGAACGGCGAGCGTCCGCACCTCGACGGGCGCGCCTGTTCGAGCTTCGTCTGCACCGAGCGTCCGGAGTTGGGGCCGGAACAGCGTCGCCGCGAGCGACGCCAGAGGCTCGGGCGGCGCGTCGGCGTAGAGCAGGCGGTGGCGCTCGAAAAACGCCGACGCGTACGGCATGAGCGAGGCCGGGTCCGCCGTCGGGTTCTGCACCACGATCTCGCGGCAATTTGAGAGCAGGGCCTCTCGCGAAGGCATCGCGTAGCGGAGCGGCTGAGGAACGCCCGCATTCAGCGTCGCGGTCACCCGCAGGTACCTCTGGCGCAGGTCCGCGAAGCGCGCGTCGTCTCGCGCGAGTCGGTCCAGGATGCCCGCGGCGACGCGGTCCGCCAGAAGCTCCTGGCAGTTGACGTTGCCATCGTCCGTGCGCGGGTTGACGGTGTAGCGGTAGGCGAGGGCGTGCCCAAGCTCGTGCGCGGCGAGGACGACCTGATTGAACGCCGCCATCTGCGCGGCCTCTGGCGCGCCAGCGAAGTGCTCTTGCGGATCCCACGCGCCCCTCGTCAGCAACGCGCTCCAGGTGCTCCAATACGCCAGCGCCTGCGCCTCGGTCGGGATATCGCTGATCGCGACGACATGCTCCGGCGGCACGTACAGGTTGAACGGCTGGTCGAAGCGCTGGGTGCGCCAACGAAGGTCGTCCGGGAGATCCAGGCCCGCGTCGCGAATCACATCTGCGAGCACCGCTCCGGCTTCCGCGATGTCGGCGGTCTGCATCGCGCGCCAGAGGCGGCGGCTGTCCGGCGTTGAGGCTTCTGGCGAAGGCTGGGCAGCGGCGCCAGAGGCGAGCAGGAGAAGCGCGAGGGCGAAGCGCATGGGAGCGGGTGCAGGCTGAGCCGAGTCTAGGCCTCTGGCGCGGCCCCGCGCTCCCGAGAATGGGGGAGGGGGCGAACGCTCCGAAATAGAAGGCGGCGTGCAGCGCTGCGCGCGCGGCCTCCGTAGTCGCAGGTGACCTCACGCACCTTCGTCTCCATGCGCGTCCTTTTCGCCTGCCTCGCGTTCGCCCTCGCCTCTGGCGCGAGCGCCCAGACCTCGGACGTCCTCGCGGGCACGTCGTTGGGCGCCGGCCCGGCGACCGGCTTCGAGAGCGCGGCGACCTATGCCGAACTCCGCGAGCGCATCGCGATCTCGCCCGTGCTCGCGATTGAGCCGCTGTTCGGCGTGAGCGTGGAGAGCGGCTACATGGAGGTCGATCCGTGCCTGTTTCCGCCGTGCTCGGAAAGCCGTCGCGGTGAGACCGTCCGGCTCGGCCCCGGCGCGGCGCTCACGCTCCGGGCGCCAGAGGCCGCGCTGCCCGGGCCTCTGGCGGACGCCCATGTCGGCGTGCTCGGGCAGTATTCGACGGCGGCCTACGAGCGCGACGAACTCCGCTACGGGATGGAAGCCGGCGTGGCCTTCCGCGTCGCCCGAGGCCTCACGCTGGGGGCCGATGTGCAGGCGGCGCGCTACGCCGGCCGCGACGTTCGCGGTGTGGAGTTCGACGGGCAGGTGCAGCGTGGGCCTCTGGCGGTGCGGCGCACAAGCGTGGTGCCGATGCTGCGCGTCGCCTACAACCCAAGCGCCCCACGCGGCGCTTCGGGGCCGGCGCCAGAGTTCCGCACGGCCTACAGCCTCGCCTCTGGCGTGGCGACAGGCTTCCGCGGCGGTGCGGTCCAGACCGAGCTTCGCGCGAGCATTCCCATCGGGCCGGGGGCACTCGCGTTTGAACCCGCCCTCGCGTGGACGGCCGCGTCCGATGAGGTCCTGTTTCCACACTGCCAGCCCAACTCGCCCTGCCCGCCGTACCGCAACGAAGGCGCCGATGCGCTCTCGCTTGGCGCGGGCCTGACCGGACACAGTGGGCGCCTCCGCGTGGCCGGCGTGCCTCTGGCGGACGCGCACCTGGGCGCGAGCGTCTACCTCGTCAACCCGACGGCGGCGGACGCGGGCGAGCTTCGCTTCGCGATCCTCTCGGGCGTATCGGTCCCGGTCGCCAGAGGCGTGGCGCTGGGCGTGGAGGTGCAGGCGGCGGCGTACTCGGAGGCGCAGCAGGACCGCGAACTCGTCTCGCTCGTGCCAATGGTGCGTTTGGCGGTGGGCGGGTAGGCCTCTGGCGCCAGAGGGGGTCCGTCTAAAAGCCTTTCAGGGCTTCCATCAGCGCATTCAGCCCCACGCCAGAGGCGCCGGTCCGCGCACGGAGCGTGGCGAAAAGGTCCAGCGCGACCATCTGCGCGGCGTGGATGGGGACCGCGATCCAGAACGAGCGGCAGCGCCAGACGAGCGCGCCCAGCGCGAGCCCGCCCAGAACCGACAGGTACGCCTCGGCCGCCGGCTTCTCGGCGTGGAGAATCGCGAACGGAACCGTCTGGATCACGATCGCCAGAGGCGCCCCCACCGCCCGCGCCGTGCCGAAAAGCGTGAACCCGCGCCAGAGGTACTCCCAGCCCATCCAGTAGAACAGGAACAGCAGCTCGTACGCGATGAACGCGCCCCAATCGGACTGCGCGCCGGGATAATGCGGGTACTGGCGCTGGAACTCCGCGCCGTCGGAGAGCACCCACGTGCCGACGATCACGAGCGGGAGGTAGAGCGCCGCGATCACGCTCGCGAGCTTCCAGTCTCCCAGGCCCAGCCCAGCCTCTCGCGGCGTGAGCCGGAAGCCCACGAGCAGGATCAGGACCGGAATCACGAACCCGGTGATGCCCTGGAGACCGAACCACCACGCCCAGCCGCCGAGCTCCGGGTCCTCGAATCCCAGGAAGTTGTCCAGACCGCGGTACACGCTGCGCCCGCCGATCTGAAGCTGGAGCAGCACGAGCAGCGTCGCCGCGATCATCACCGTCGCGGCGATCCATTGGTCGCGGGTAAGGGACGCGAGCGTGGCTCTCAGGCCTTGCCACTCGGCTCGGAGGCGGTCTATCATGCGCGGGTGATGGCGGCGGGGCGGCCCGTGGCACGGCCGTTGTTAGGGGCCCGAATCTACCGCCAGAGGCCTCTGGCGAGGGGCCGCACGCCCCGCCTCTCCCTATGCGCAGATCTCCGCTTTTCTATGTATCTCTGGCGCTCGCCCTCGTGGCGACGGCGCCTCTGGCGGGGTGCCGCATCGAGCGCGGGGACGCTGTGGCGGCGGGGGCGGCGCCAGAGGCCACGGC carries:
- a CDS encoding CPBP family intramembrane glutamic endopeptidase, which produces MIDRLRAEWQGLRATLASLTRDQWIAATVMIAATLLVLLQLQIGGRSVYRGLDNFLGFEDPELGGWAWWFGLQGITGFVIPVLILLVGFRLTPREAGLGLGDWKLASVIAALYLPLVIVGTWVLSDGAEFQRQYPHYPGAQSDWGAFIAYELLFLFYWMGWEYLWRGFTLFGTARAVGAPLAIVIQTVPFAILHAEKPAAEAYLSVLGGLALGALVWRCRSFWIAVPIHAAQMVALDLFATLRARTGASGVGLNALMEALKGF